Proteins found in one Candidatus Dormiibacterota bacterium genomic segment:
- a CDS encoding iron-sulfur cluster assembly protein, producing the protein MASDLTASVTGALDSVTDPELDRSVVELGFARAAVDDAGRALVELRLPTFWCAANFAYLMAADARDAVAAVPGVRSVTVRLVDHFVADEVTASVNAGRSFDEAFPEHTDGAGLEALRRFFWVKAFTARQEVLLHRLLAEGRSDGDVCALRVGDLDTADPETGAYLERRVRLGISTAAEAPVAVHPNGQPIAVERLDSYLTRARMTRVCMEANGSLCGGLHATRYPRHEETPV; encoded by the coding sequence GTGGCCAGCGACCTGACGGCGAGCGTCACCGGGGCGCTCGACTCTGTCACCGACCCCGAGCTCGACCGGTCGGTGGTCGAGCTCGGATTCGCCCGGGCGGCCGTCGACGACGCCGGCCGCGCCCTGGTGGAGCTGCGCCTGCCCACCTTCTGGTGTGCGGCCAACTTCGCCTACCTGATGGCGGCGGACGCCCGCGACGCCGTCGCCGCGGTGCCCGGGGTGCGCTCGGTCACCGTCCGCCTCGTCGACCACTTCGTCGCCGACGAGGTGACCGCCAGCGTCAACGCCGGGCGCTCCTTCGACGAGGCCTTTCCCGAGCACACCGACGGCGCCGGGCTCGAGGCGCTGCGGCGCTTCTTCTGGGTCAAGGCCTTCACCGCCCGCCAGGAGGTGCTGCTCCACCGGCTGCTCGCCGAGGGGCGCTCCGACGGCGACGTGTGCGCGCTGCGGGTCGGCGACCTCGACACCGCCGACCCCGAGACCGGGGCGTACCTGGAGCGGCGGGTGCGGCTCGGCATCTCCACCGCGGCGGAGGCGCCGGTCGCCGTCCATCCCAACGGCCAGCCGATCGCGGTGGAGCGGCTCGACTCGTATCTCACCCGTGCCCGCATGACCCGGGTGTGCATGGAGGCCAACGGCAGCCTGTGCGGAGGCCTCCACGCCACCCGCTACCCCCGACACGAGGAGACCCCGGTATGA